The Pseudomonas entomophila genome segment CGCCATGATCCTGATCGCCACCATGACCTACGGGCCACTGGCGGCGGTGATGGTCGAGCTGTTCCCCACGCGCATTCGCTATACCTCGATGTCCCTGCCCTATCACATCGGTAACGGTTGGTTCGGGGGCTTCCTGCCAACGGTGTCGTTCGCGCTGGTGGTGTATACCGGGGATATCTTCTACGGGCTGTGGTACCCGGTGCTGATTACCGGGGTGAGCCTGGTGGTGGGGATCTTCTGCCTGAAAGAGACCCGGGATGTGGATATCGACAAGGTGTGAGGCCCGCTCGCTGGCAAGCCGGCTCCTACAGGTGTTCGCACACCACTGATTTTGAGGCTCAAAAAAACCGGCGTAAAAGCCGGTTTTTTTATAGCGCGAAAAAACTTATGCACGATTTTCAGAAAAACGTCATACAGAGAAATAAATAGCTAATTCAATAACTTAGCTATGTTCCGAGACCCTTAATCCCAAAATTGCTAACAACTTATCCACAGAACGTCAGGCGTGCTGCTGCTCTGGATTTTCCGCCACTGGTGGCAGCGAACCCATGGCCCGCTGGGTCGCCTCGTTCCACGCCTGGGCACGGTCATTGAGCTCGGCAATGGCCCGTGGCCCCGTTCCTTCGGGATACATCGGCGCGCCAATCACTACCTCGATGGTGCCCGGGCGTTTGCCCCAGCCTTCACGTGGCCAGAACTTGCCAGCGTTGTGGGCGATGGGCAGCACCGGCAGGCCGGCATTCACCGCGAGCGCGGTACCACCGCGGGAGAACTTGCCCATCTGGCCGTGGGGCACTCGGGTGCCTTCGGGGAAGATCAGCACCCAGGTGCCCTGCTTGAGCAGTTCGTCACCTTGGCTGGCAACCTGGCGCAAGGCCTCCTTCGGGTTTTTCCGGTCGATGGCGATCGGCCGCAGCATGGCCATGGCCCAGCCGAAGAACGGCACGTACAGCAGCTCGCGCTTGAGCACCTGGCTCAGTGGCGAGAAGTACGCCGACAGGAAGAACGTCTCCCAGGTGCTCTGGTGGTTCGACAGGATCACGCACGGTACGTCAGGCACGTGCTCGGCGCCGGTGATCTTGTAGTCGATCCTCAGGATCGTCTTCACCAGGAACAGCGCGCAGCGGCACCAGTACACGTTGATGAACTTGTAGCGCTTGGGGAACGGCAGGAAAGGCGCGATGAAGAAGCTCAGCGAGCACCACAGCAGCGAACTGGTGCCCAACAGCAGGTAAAAAAGAAAGATTCTGATCGCCTGCAGGATCGACATAGTGGCATGTACCGTTGCGGGGCGTGCCCGCCTAATGAAAAGTGCGCCGTTCCTGGCGCACTCATTTAAATAAGTTCTCTGGCGATGGCTGCCAGATCGTCGAAAATCAGTGTAGTTTCAGGGACACCTTTTTCCAGGGTCCTTTCGCCCTTGCCGGTTTTTACCAACACGGGTTGTGCATCGACGGCCAGGGCCGCTTCCAAGTCACCTTTGCTGTCACCGACGAACCATACGCCGGCCAGGGGCACCTGGTAGTGCTCGGCAATCGCCCGCAGCATGCCGGGCTTGGGCTTGCGGCAATCGCAGCCCTCGTCCGGGCCGTGCGGGCAATGCACGATCAGGCCGACCTCGCCACCCTGCTCGGCCACCAGCGCGCGCAGGCGCGCGTGCATCGCCTCCAGCGTGGTCAGCGGGTAGTAGCCGCGGGCAATGCCGGACTGGTTGGTGGCAACAGTCACCGTCCAGCCCGCCTTGCTCAACTGCGCGATGGCCTCGATCGAGCCAGGAATGGGGACCCACTCCTCCAACGACTTGATGTAGGCGTCGGAGTCATAGTTGATCACTCCGTCTCGATCAAGAATCAGCAGTTTCAACGACTTACCCCAGCAGCGAGATATCGGCCACGCCCAGGAACAGGCCGCGCAAGCGGCTGAGCAGGGCATAACGGTTGGCGCGTACCTTGGCGTCCTCGGCGTTGACCAGTACCGCCTCGAAGAAGGCGTCTACCGGGTCGCGCAGGGCGGCCAGGCGGGCCAGGGCTTCGTTGTACTGGCGTGCGCAGGCCATCGGTTGCACGGCCTGGTCGGCCTGCTGGATGGCCGAGTACAGCGAGAACTCGTTGGCGTTGTCGAAGTACTTGGGCTCGACCTGGTCGGCGACAGCGCCTTCGGCCTTGCCCAGCAGGTTCGATACACGCTTGTTGGCCGCAGCCAGGGCATTGGCTTCCGGCAGTTTGCGGAAGGCTTGCACGGCCTGTACGCGCTGGTCGAAGTCCAGGGCCGAGCCCGGCTTCAGGGCACGCACCGACAGGTAGGTGGCGACGTCGATGCCTTCGTCTTCGTAACGCGCGCGCAGGCGGTCGAAGATGAACTCCAGCACTTGCTCGGACAGGCCGGCGGCCTTGACCTTGGTGCCGAACTGCTTGACCGCGAAGTCGACCGCGGTGGTCAGGTCGAGGTCCAACTGCTTCTCGATCAGGATGCGCAGCACGCCCAGGGCGGCACGGCGCAGGGCATACGGGTCCTTGCTGCCAGTGGGCAGCATGCCGATGCCGAAGATACCGACCAGGGTGTCGAGCTTGTCGGCGATGGCCACGGCGGCACCGGTGAGGGTCTGCGGCAGCTCGGCACCGGCGCCACGCGGCATGTACTGCTCGTTCAGCGCCAGGGCGACGTCTTGCGGCTCGCCATCGTTGAGGGCGTAGTAGTAGCCGGCGATACCCTGCATTTCAGGGAATTCACCGACCATCTCCGAGGCCAGGTCGCACTTGGACAGCAGGCCGGCACGGCCGGCGTTAATTGCACTGCCGCCGATGTACGGGGCAATGAAGGCGGCCAGTTTCGACACGCGCTCGGCCTTGTCGAACACGGTGCCCAGCTGAGCCTGGAACACCACGTTCTTCAGGCGCTCGTTGAAGCTTTCCAGCGGCTGCTTCTTGTCCTGCTTGAAGAAGAACTCGGCGTCGGTCAGGCGCGGGCGCACGACCTTCTCGTTGCCTTCGACGATCTGCTTCGGATCGCGGCTTTCGACGTTGGCCACGGTGATGAAGCGCGGCAGCAGCTTGCCTTCGCTGTCCAGCAGGCAGAAGTACTTCTGGTTGTCCTGCATGGTGGTGATCAGGGCTTCTTGCGGCACTTCGAGGAAACGCTCCTCGAACGAGCACACCAGCGGCACTGGCCACTCGACCAGGGCGGTCACTTCGTCCAGCAGCGCCGGCGGCACGATGGCCGAGCCTTCCTGCTGCATGGCCAGTTCCGCGGTGCGTTTGCTGATCAGCTCGCGACGCTCGGCGAAGTCGGCCAGCACGTAGGCTTTGCGCAGGTCTTCGACATAGTTGGCCGGGGTGGTGATGACCACGTTTTGCGGGTGGTGGAAGCGGTGGCCACGGGATTCACGG includes the following:
- a CDS encoding lysophospholipid acyltransferase family protein — its product is MSILQAIRIFLFYLLLGTSSLLWCSLSFFIAPFLPFPKRYKFINVYWCRCALFLVKTILRIDYKITGAEHVPDVPCVILSNHQSTWETFFLSAYFSPLSQVLKRELLYVPFFGWAMAMLRPIAIDRKNPKEALRQVASQGDELLKQGTWVLIFPEGTRVPHGQMGKFSRGGTALAVNAGLPVLPIAHNAGKFWPREGWGKRPGTIEVVIGAPMYPEGTGPRAIAELNDRAQAWNEATQRAMGSLPPVAENPEQQHA
- the gmhB gene encoding D-glycero-beta-D-manno-heptose 1,7-bisphosphate 7-phosphatase; amino-acid sequence: MKLLILDRDGVINYDSDAYIKSLEEWVPIPGSIEAIAQLSKAGWTVTVATNQSGIARGYYPLTTLEAMHARLRALVAEQGGEVGLIVHCPHGPDEGCDCRKPKPGMLRAIAEHYQVPLAGVWFVGDSKGDLEAALAVDAQPVLVKTGKGERTLEKGVPETTLIFDDLAAIARELI
- the glyS gene encoding glycine--tRNA ligase subunit beta, translating into MSAQDFLVELGTEELPPKALASLGDAFLAGIEKGLQAAGLNYTGKQVYAAPRRLAVLLRQLDVQQPDRSINIDGPPRQAAFDAEGNPTQAALGFAKKCGVELSDIDQSGAKLRFSQHIPGKATASLLPTIVEDSLNDLPIPKRMHWGASREEFVRPTQWLVMLLGDQVVDCTILAQKAGRESRGHRFHHPQNVVITTPANYVEDLRKAYVLADFAERRELISKRTAELAMQQEGSAIVPPALLDEVTALVEWPVPLVCSFEERFLEVPQEALITTMQDNQKYFCLLDSEGKLLPRFITVANVESRDPKQIVEGNEKVVRPRLTDAEFFFKQDKKQPLESFNERLKNVVFQAQLGTVFDKAERVSKLAAFIAPYIGGSAINAGRAGLLSKCDLASEMVGEFPEMQGIAGYYYALNDGEPQDVALALNEQYMPRGAGAELPQTLTGAAVAIADKLDTLVGIFGIGMLPTGSKDPYALRRAALGVLRILIEKQLDLDLTTAVDFAVKQFGTKVKAAGLSEQVLEFIFDRLRARYEDEGIDVATYLSVRALKPGSALDFDQRVQAVQAFRKLPEANALAAANKRVSNLLGKAEGAVADQVEPKYFDNANEFSLYSAIQQADQAVQPMACARQYNEALARLAALRDPVDAFFEAVLVNAEDAKVRANRYALLSRLRGLFLGVADISLLG